GTGTATCCACCTTTCGGTGAATTTCTGTGATTGTATTATTGTCTTTTTCAGAAATCTTTTTCAGATCAAATGCATATGTGACTAATGTCATAAGAACACAATCCAATTTATCTCTCGATGTGTAAAGATTTTGTAACTCTGTGATTTTATCATTCAACTCCCTTTCTACATCCTGAGCCACCTGCTCTTCCGATACACTGATTTTCAGTGGAAAGACTCTTCCTGCCACTGTAATTTGTATCGACTTGAGATCATTTTGCTCCATATTATCTGGATTGTATTAATTCTATACATTGATCAATCTCTGAAATATAGTTGTCCAACTCCAGTTTGATTTGGTCCGCAGACTCGTTTTTATAACTTTCGTCGGCTCGTTTTGTATCCGCATCAGGCAGGATTTCTTTCGTAATCACTGTACTGCTTTCGACATCTAAACGCTCTTCCAGTTCCTTTTTTAAATTAATGTTTTCTTTTTTATATGATTCCAGTACTTCGTTCAGTCTGGTATTATCTTCTTTTAAAATTGTTTGTTCAACGGTAAGATCTTTATATTTTGTTGCAACAGCTTTTAACTGTTTTTCTATATTTTCCAACTTTTGTATAATCAAATCCATCGCCAAAGATAACAATATTTTTTAATATATAATTTCAAGTGCTATTTTTACAAAAATAAAATTAAAAACGAATTGTTTTGTTCATTTACTTTCTGATTATTGCACTTATCGATTCTTCATATTTTTTTATCAACTTTTGCATTATAACATCCACATCGACATCCTGAAGTGTTTTTTCTGTACTCTCAAAAATGAAACTAACCGCACAAGACTTTTTCTCATTACCCAATTGTGTTTCATTTTCATACACATCAAACAAATTCACTTGTTTCAGGAGTTTTTTGTCCGTTTGAAATGCAAGTTGTTCTATTGTATTAAATCGTACTTCTTTATTTACAATCAATGCCAAATCCCTTCGTACCTGCGGAAATCGGGATATTTCTGATACTTTTACAGCCTGGCCTTTTAATTTTTTAAGTAAATTTGTAACAGGAATTTCTGCATAAAATACTTTTGATTTAATACCTGCTTTTTGACAGATTTCCTTCGTT
The genomic region above belongs to Saprospiraceae bacterium and contains:
- a CDS encoding cell division protein ZapA produces the protein MEQNDLKSIQITVAGRVFPLKISVSEEQVAQDVERELNDKITELQNLYTSRDKLDCVLMTLVTYAFDLKKISEKDNNTITEIHRKVDTLESLLQTIRD